The stretch of DNA CTCTTCCATTTGACTTAGTTGTGATCAGCCTCCGACGTGGGGTAACCCAGGATATGGTGGGCTGCGGATCCCCATCAGCATTGCACATCAGCTGCACTGTCTGCCCTTCCTCCACAACCAGGTATTGCAGCTTCTTGTCTTGAATCCTGGGCTTCTTACAGGTGAAGTAAAAggagagggctgtgctgtgaaaaTCTTTGAATGACCTCTCCTTGACACTGTCTGGGCCAGCGCACATTGGTGGTTGCCCTCCAAACTGCAAAGTGGGCTGCCTCTGTAAAATCCAAAGGAGACGGCAGTCACAGGCCAGAGGATTGTTGTTAATGCAGAGGATCTCAAGGGTTTTGGGGGAATGAAATACATTCTCTTCTAGGGTTTCTAGCAGATTTTGTGACACATTAAGCACTCGTAAGAATCGGAGCCCTTGGAAAGCATGTGGTTCGATGGTACGTAACTGGGCCCCCACCATGTGGAGTTCCTGCAGGCGTACCAAATCTGAAAGCATGCCTGCTTCAATGGTGCTGATGGGGTTGTAGGACAAGTTTAGATGTGTCAGGTAAACCAGATGTTTAAAAGCAGTGTAAGGTACTGCGGACAGGTTGGTGTTGGTGATGGAGAGAGAAGTCAGGTTGAGACCGTACAGGCTGTTGGCAGGCAGCATGTCCAGGAGGGGCCAGGAGTCTATCTCCAGGTCTTTCAGGCGAAACAATCTTTTAAAGGCATACGCAGGCAAAGCGTTGATGTTGAGCTGTTTCAAATGAAGTCTGATGAGGTTGTGGAGGTGGGAAAGAGCTTCTGTTGGTACAGCTGTGAGGTTGCACCTCTCCAGGGTGAGCTGCTCCAGGCTAAGCAGTCCACTAAAGGCCCTGTGTGATATATAAACCAAATCATTGTCCCCAACCTCCAGGGACTTTAGGTTATGCAAATCTTGGAACATGTAGTCCAGCAAAATGACAATCTTGTTTTCACTTATATCAAGCTTTGTTAAGTTTGACAACCCAGTGAATACCCCGAGGGGGACCAGCTTCAGACGGTTTCCTTTCAGCCTTAGGGAGCGCAAGTTGAAGAGATTGTTAAAGGCTCCAGGCTCCACATTGGCGATTATATTGTCACTGAGGTCAATCTCCTCCAGCAAGGGGTACGTCATAAATTCCTCAGGGTTGACGCTCTTCAGTCGGTTCTTGCTGAGGTCCAAGATTTTGGTTTCAATTGGAATGCCCTCTGGGATAGACATCAGGCGCCTCCGGTGACAGCTGACGGACTTGTTCTGCGCCGAGCATTCACAGCGGGCTGGGCAGCCAATGGTGGGGCCCATGAAGAATAGCAGCACAGCCAGACCTAGGAATGGCTGCCAGCAAGATACAGCTGTGTGAAGCATGACTCCACTGGTCCGGTCTAACCCTCCGTCACGGGCCTGTAGGGATGAGGATGGGAAAGGAGACAAGTTAGGACTGCAGCAAAAGCTTGTCCTATTTCAAAGCAAGCatgtgtgttttcattttaaacaaaacaattgtggacagaaacagcaacaaaaaagtaGATTTTCCTTCACTAACATTGGGCTTGTCAGAGGATCTCTTTATCCAGTGTTTCCCTTCCAGACGTCACAGGAgacaaaacagcttttcccaCTGAAAGTAGGAAAATccattaccttttttttccttctaactCTCAATGGGCCTCCACAAGACTGCTATAACTAATGCAGAGACAAACATTACACACTCTGCAAATGAAGCTAATCGTATCTGTGATGTGTTTACAGCACTGAGCCACCATGAGGTGATATAAATCtaggcttttgcctttcttgctCACGTCAGTGTTTTAAGGCAAACCTTAATGATGTATTTATAATCTTCAAGAAAAAGAGTTCCTTGCCAATACAAAGATTCCTTTTAACATTTATCACATGTACTGCAGTTATAAGTAGATGGAGCTTTGTTCACACATACACATACGTAATGGCTCAGATgagcaaagacaaaattattaCATCTCTGATTAGAATTTGTATTAAGAACAAACTGATTCTTTGCTTTTACTGCACAGAGTTTTTATGTGATTTTGAGTACCAAAGATCTGAGATGGTTTTATGGGATACATCCTTCTACTTCCAAGGCATGTAAATTAGCTTCGGAGAGAGAAGCAAGGTAAGATGAGCTGGTTCTGCTTAAGCAGCACACTGTCCAAAGAAACACAGCAGGCTGTTAGAAAATCACCTGTgtgagaaatgtatttaattccTGCCCTTGGGCTAAAACTGAGGATAGTAGGAGACAAGACAGCCCCTATTAAATTAACCATCCTTCGTGAAATGCTATACTTTACAGGTTTAACCACCAAAGTTGAGAGAGATTTTTAAGGCTAGCTACTAAACAGAGACGCTCAATGGCCTGTTTCAAATGAAGAGAATAAAACACAATACAGGTGCTCAACAAAGGAAGGCAAGTATCATACACTTGGAGAATAAGGCACTTGCAAGAAGATACCTCAGTCTTGAGGCCCAGCCCACTTGATGAAGCTAAGTGGCAGTGCTGAGACTAGGGCTTCATAATGTCAACTGACTTTGCAAAGTGATCTTTTGCCCCAGACCTTGTGAAGCCTTTACTGCGTTGCTTAATTTGTGCTAGATTTTAGTTGTATCTGTAAAATTGTTTACATAACTTCTGTCTATATCTTCCCTTAGTCTGGTCAGATGATTATTGCTTAGCTTGTCTTATGCATAATGACAAAATTACCTGAATCATTGCCTGACCTGCAGCTTTGAGCTTTGACAATTAGTACTTAGGAAGTTTTCAACTTAAATTTCAGTTAAGTTTTGCTCGTCTGTGTGCAACCGTAAGGATTAGATCCTAAAAGAAATCTTCCCATACACAGCGCAGGATTCACAGATTTATGCAAGTACGGCATAACTAAATGTATTATCCAACCAAATTATGTTAGCAAACATGGTgtttgaaacatgaaaataatactgAGTGATCCtcagagagaagaagaaactgcCACCAGTAACTCTGCTGCAACAACACCACAGTCCCCTGGCAAACACCTTGGGTGTGACAACTCATCACATCATCCCTTTCTGATGGAGGAGGGCTGCCCCTCTCAGATCATGGGCAATCAGAAGGGTGGGGATTTAACATGCAAGGGAAAGAGCGGATATGTGGAACTAGTTATCTTCTGTGTCCTTAACA from Numida meleagris isolate 19003 breed g44 Domestic line chromosome Z, NumMel1.0, whole genome shotgun sequence encodes:
- the LINGO2 gene encoding leucine-rich repeat and immunoglobulin-like domain-containing nogo receptor-interacting protein 2; its protein translation is MLHTAVSCWQPFLGLAVLLFFMGPTIGCPARCECSAQNKSVSCHRRRLMSIPEGIPIETKILDLSKNRLKSVNPEEFMTYPLLEEIDLSDNIIANVEPGAFNNLFNLRSLRLKGNRLKLVPLGVFTGLSNLTKLDISENKIVILLDYMFQDLHNLKSLEVGDNDLVYISHRAFSGLLSLEQLTLERCNLTAVPTEALSHLHNLIRLHLKQLNINALPAYAFKRLFRLKDLEIDSWPLLDMLPANSLYGLNLTSLSITNTNLSAVPYTAFKHLVYLTHLNLSYNPISTIEAGMLSDLVRLQELHMVGAQLRTIEPHAFQGLRFLRVLNVSQNLLETLEENVFHSPKTLEILCINNNPLACDCRLLWILQRQPTLQFGGQPPMCAGPDSVKERSFKDFHSTALSFYFTCKKPRIQDKKLQYLVVEEGQTVQLMCNADGDPQPTISWVTPRRRLITTKSNGRATVLGDGTLEIRFAQDQDTGIYVCIASNAAGNDTYSASLTVKGFTSDRFLYANRTPMYMTDSNDTSSNGTNANTFSLDLKTILVSTAMGCFTFLGVVLFCFLLLFVWSRGKGKHKTSIDLEYVPRKNNGAVVEGEVAGPRRFNMKMI